The following are from one region of the Paenibacillus sabinae T27 genome:
- the pabA gene encoding aminodeoxychorismate/anthranilate synthase component II: MILVIDNYDSFTYNLVQYLGELGEKVEVRRNDEITIEEIEKMGPDHILISPGPCTPNEAGISLELIDHFKGVIPIFGVCLGHQAIGQAFGGNVIRAERLMHGKTSPIHHKGGSVFEGLESPFTATRYHSLLVERESLPDCLEITAETAEGEIMGLRHKEYPIEGVQFHPESIITDHGHTMLRNFLKRKAGKTV, encoded by the coding sequence ATGATACTGGTTATCGACAACTATGATTCTTTTACGTATAATCTCGTGCAGTATTTGGGAGAGCTGGGCGAGAAGGTCGAGGTGCGTCGCAATGATGAAATCACAATCGAAGAGATTGAAAAAATGGGGCCGGACCATATTCTGATCTCTCCGGGACCGTGTACACCGAATGAAGCGGGCATCAGTCTTGAGCTGATCGACCATTTTAAAGGAGTTATCCCGATCTTCGGCGTCTGCCTCGGCCATCAGGCGATTGGACAGGCATTTGGCGGCAATGTCATTCGCGCGGAGCGTCTCATGCATGGCAAAACCTCGCCCATCCATCACAAAGGGGGCTCGGTCTTCGAGGGATTGGAATCGCCGTTTACCGCGACCCGGTATCATTCCCTGCTTGTGGAGCGCGAGAGCCTGCCGGACTGTCTGGAAATTACCGCTGAAACGGCGGAAGGCGAGATTATGGGGCTTCGCCACAAGGAGTATCCGATTGAGGGCGTGCAGTTCCATCCGGAGTCGATCATTACCGATCACGGCCATACGATGCTCCGCAATTTCCTGAAACGAAAAGCCGGCAAGACGGTATGA
- a CDS encoding aminotransferase class IV, which translates to MNYIGVNGGVVDAADAVVSVRDHGFLYGIGLFETFRTYGGKPFLLERHLERMAEGCRQLGIPFEPDIDGLTEWTLKLMERNGLQEAYIRYTITAGEDVLGLPAGDYTHPNQVLFAKALPPRPAELDTNGKELQLLKLRRNTPEGKVRFKSLHYMNNILAKRELTLYPSAARGAEGLMLTARGEVAEGIVSNVFFVKGGRLFTPDESAGILPGITREMVMELAESEGLKVETGLYPWEMLSMADEVFLTNSIQELVPVTTLWKENEQRAVGSGTAGPVTSLLLKKYRQKAGIEQ; encoded by the coding sequence ATGAATTATATAGGAGTCAATGGCGGCGTTGTCGACGCCGCAGATGCCGTGGTTTCCGTCAGGGATCACGGCTTTTTGTACGGCATCGGCCTGTTCGAGACGTTCCGGACATACGGCGGAAAGCCTTTTTTGCTGGAGCGGCACCTGGAACGGATGGCGGAAGGATGCCGCCAGCTCGGCATTCCTTTTGAGCCGGACATTGACGGTCTTACGGAATGGACCCTGAAGCTCATGGAGCGGAACGGGCTGCAGGAAGCCTATATTCGCTATACGATAACAGCGGGCGAGGATGTGCTGGGTCTTCCGGCCGGAGACTATACGCACCCGAATCAGGTGCTGTTCGCCAAGGCCCTGCCGCCCCGTCCCGCCGAGCTGGATACGAACGGCAAAGAGCTGCAGCTGCTCAAGCTGCGCCGCAACACCCCTGAAGGCAAAGTGCGCTTCAAGTCGCTGCATTATATGAACAATATTTTGGCCAAAAGAGAGCTGACGCTCTACCCGTCCGCAGCCCGCGGCGCGGAAGGACTGATGTTAACCGCGCGCGGAGAAGTAGCGGAGGGCATCGTCAGCAATGTGTTTTTTGTGAAAGGGGGACGGTTGTTTACACCGGATGAGTCGGCGGGAATCCTCCCGGGAATTACCCGGGAAATGGTCATGGAGCTTGCCGAGAGCGAAGGTCTAAAGGTGGAGACCGGCCTGTATCCGTGGGAAATGCTGAGTATGGCGGACGAAGTCTTTTTAACCAATTCCATTCAAGAGCTCGTACCGGTAACTACGCTGTGGAAAGAGAATGAACAAAGGGCGGTCGGAAGCGGGACCGCGGGTCCCGTCACTTCCCTGCTTCTCAAGAAATATCGACAGAAAGCGGGCATAGAGCAATGA
- the folP gene encoding dihydropteroate synthase translates to MKPTLYSRKYICGPTELALGTRTLVMGILNVTPDSFSDGGLWDKPETAVRHALQMAEEGADMIDIGGESTRPGHEPVSADEELSRILPVIEAIHRAAPQIPLSVDTYKAEVAKQAIDAGAHIINDIWGGKADPLMVQVAAEAGCPIILMHNRHDRNYTDLQANMIADLQESIDLALQAGVKAKNIILDPGIGFAKDYDDNLRAMVSLDALTKLGYPVLLATSRKRFIRTALDLPVDDVVEGTAATVAFGIAQGCQIVRVHDVRLIKRTVTMCDAMLYSGNK, encoded by the coding sequence ATGAAGCCTACACTGTATTCGCGAAAATATATTTGCGGTCCGACAGAGCTTGCTTTGGGAACGCGGACTTTGGTCATGGGCATCCTGAATGTTACACCGGATTCCTTTTCGGACGGCGGACTTTGGGACAAGCCCGAAACAGCGGTACGCCATGCGCTTCAGATGGCGGAGGAAGGAGCCGACATGATCGATATCGGCGGGGAGTCGACGCGTCCTGGACATGAGCCGGTGAGCGCCGACGAGGAACTGAGCCGTATCCTTCCCGTTATTGAAGCGATTCACCGCGCAGCACCGCAAATTCCGCTATCGGTCGACACGTACAAGGCGGAGGTGGCGAAGCAGGCGATTGACGCCGGAGCGCATATCATCAACGACATCTGGGGGGGCAAAGCCGATCCCCTCATGGTTCAGGTCGCTGCCGAAGCGGGTTGTCCGATCATTTTGATGCATAACCGCCACGACCGGAATTACACCGATTTACAGGCTAACATGATTGCAGACCTGCAAGAAAGCATTGATTTGGCTCTGCAGGCGGGAGTTAAGGCGAAGAACATCATCCTTGATCCCGGTATCGGCTTTGCCAAGGATTACGATGACAATTTACGGGCCATGGTGTCGCTTGACGCTTTGACGAAGCTCGGCTATCCTGTGCTGCTTGCCACGTCACGCAAACGGTTTATCCGCACGGCGCTAGACCTGCCGGTTGACGATGTCGTCGAGGGTACCGCGGCCACGGTGGCTTTTGGCATCGCTCAGGGTTGTCAGATTGTACGCGTTCACGATGTGCGGCTGATCAAACGGACCGTAACCATGTGCGACGCCATGCTCTACTCCGGTAATAAATAA